A part of Carassius carassius chromosome 32, fCarCar2.1, whole genome shotgun sequence genomic DNA contains:
- the htr1b gene encoding 5-hydroxytryptamine receptor 1B, protein MSAGMERSGHFKPTPGHFEVLNSSTVPNVTLTLKTDEKQESFAFQVTLASVLGLITLATILSNAFVIATISQSRKLQTPANFLIASLAVTDLLVSVLVMPICVLYTVTHVWSLGQVICDIWLSSDITCCTASILHLCVIALDRYWAITDAVEYAKKRTQARAAAMVATAWIIAISISLPPFFWRQVKAGELTTCSVNTDHIFYTIYSTFGAFYIPTLLLIALYGRIYVEARKRILKQSPKKAGKRLTSAHLSTNSPASVASTSPLHCGRQDLCSDSGSLGSDNQIRVTVSDSLLEKKRISAARERKATKTLGVILGAYIVCWLPFFIYTLLVPLCPSCFYAELFDFFNWLGYVNSLINPIIYTMSNDDFKKAFHKLMSFRCCRRQ, encoded by the coding sequence atgtCTGCTGGGATGGAGCGCAGCGGTCATTTCAAACCAACACCTGGCCATTTCGAGGTTTTGAATTCCTCGACCGTACCCAATGTGACTTTAACGCTTAAAACGGACGAAAAACAAGAAAGTTTCGCGTTCCAAGTCACGTTAGCGTCAGTTCTCGGTCTCATCACTCTTGCGACTATATTAAGCAATGCGTTTGTCATCGCCACCATCTCCCAGTCCAGAAAGCTCCAGACACCGGCGAACTTCTTGATAGCGTCCCTGGCCGTCACGGACCTTCTTGTGTCGGTGCTCGTGATGCCCATTTGCGTGCTTTACACGGTCACGCACGTGTGGTCGCTTGGGCAGGTTATCTGCGACATCTGGCTGTCCTCAGATATCACCTGTTGCACCGCGTCCATTCTACACCTCTGCGTAATCGCCTTGGATCGATACTGGGCTATAACGGACGCGGTCGAGTATGCCAAGAAACGCACCCAAGCGCGCGCCGCGGCCATGGTGGCGACCGCCTGGATCATCGCCATCTCCATCTCCCTGCCGCCTTTCTTCTGGCGGCAGGTGAAGGCGGGGGAGCTCACCACCTGCTCGGTAAACACGGACCACATCTTCTACACCATCTACTCCACTTTTGGGGCTTTCTACATCCCTACGCTGCTGCTCATCGCCCTGTACGGGCGGATTTACGTTGAGGCGAGGAAGCGCATTTTGAAGCAGTCACCCAAAAAAGCAGGGAAAAGACTCACTTCGGCGCATCTGAGCACGAATTCTCCCGCTTCGGTGGCTTCGACTTCTCCTTTGCACTGTGGAAGGCAAGACCTGTGCTCGGACAGCGGGTCTCTGGGCAGTGACAATCAAATTCGTGTAACTGTGTCCGATTCACTTCTGGAGAAAAAGAGAATCTCGGCAGCGCGCGAGAGGAAAGCCACCAAAaccctgggcgttattttaggagCCTATATTGTGTGCTGGTTGCCGTTTTTCATTTACACACTGCTGGTTCCCCTCTGTCCATCCTGCTTTTACGCAGAACTCTTTGACTTTTTCAATTGGCTTGGCTATGTCAACTCACTGATCAATCCAATAATATACACCATGTCGAATGATGACTTTAAAAAAGCTTTTCACAAACTCATGAGCTTTAGATGTTGCAGACGACAGTAA